A region of the Cryptococcus neoformans var. neoformans B-3501A chromosome 6, whole genome shotgun sequence genome:
CGAATGCGCCTGGGTTGAAGCTGGGGGGCTGCTGTCCGGACATCTTTTGCGCAAGAATAAGGAGAAAAACAagtgagaaaggaagggatgTGTTGCAATAATCCATCCGCAGAAGAAAAACGAAGAATCCTCAGCCCGCCACCCCTTTAATTACACTGTAAATAAGCATTTTAATGTTAATCCAAAATTCCACATCACCCCTCAGTTTGTTTCCTCGGCGGACACATCTTGATCCTCTACATTTCAGCaacgtcttcttcccacgATCGCTTCTATATATGCTCACTGCCCTCACAAACAGAGCATATATTCACATTCGCACGATCAGCACCATCTCAACAGTACGAAAAATGTCTTCTCAGGTCCAACAGTTCATCTCCGCTGCCGTCAACGCCGACCCTTCTCTTGCCGGGCGAAatgacaaggacaaggccGCTATTGAGAAGCTTGTCGGCGAGTCTGAGGGCTTGGTCAAAGACCTTTCTGTAAGCTATAAATCTGGTATGGAAGCTGGATTACGAGCTgacctcttttttttttcctttttttcggcTCTAGGCGCTCAACGAGAAGCTCACCCCTTTGACGTATCTCTACTCGAACTACCCTTCTACCGCTGATGTCGGTCTTTACGCCCACCTTCACCCTTCCATGGCAAGTCGATATTACTTTTTATTCGACCTTGTAACATTTTCTCACATCTCCATAATAGATCAACGCCCCCGCTACTCAACACCCTACTCTTCCCGCCCTCCTTCGATACTTTCTCCACATCCAATCCCTCCCCTCCGTCTCCTCTGCCCGGTCCGAACTTCCCAACGCCTACCCTACCGTCGAGATCGACCTCTCAACACTGCCCATTCCTGAGCGCAAGGCTCCCGCTCCCAAggtgaaaaaggagaagaaggccgcGGCCGCTGAGTCCGCCCCTGCTGCCGCTGAGGGTGCTGTCGCTTCCGTCGCTGGTGTCGTCAGCGCTGCTGCCGGTACTATTGCCGAAGCCGCTACCAACGCTGCTGAAACTGTCAAGGAGGCTGTTGTTGGCAAGCCTGAGAAGgacggaaagaagaaggaaaagaaggagaagaaggagaagccTGCCAAGGCTCCCAAACCCGCTGCCGAGGCTACAGGTCCTATGCCCAGTATGATCGATATGCGAGTCGGCAAGGTTCTTGACGGTAAGTTTTTAGTTTGCTCGAGTTTTGAACCTGGGGGTTAGTTACCATATACAATAAACTAAATCACTCAAACTAGTCAAGCGACACCCTGATGCCGACTCGCTTTACGTCGAGACCATTGATGTCGGAGAGCCCGAGCCCCGAACAGTCTGCTCTGGTCTGGTCAAGTACATGTCCGAAGATGAGATTCGCGGTGCGACGGTTGTGGTGATTTGCAACCTCAAGCCCGTGACCATGAGGGGTGTCAAGAGTTTCGCCATGCTTCTTTGTGCGAGCTCCAGGGATGgtaaggaagaaggtggtgtGCAGTTTGTCCTTCCTCCAGAGGGAAGTCAACCGGGTGAGAGGATCTACTTTGAGGGCGAAAAGTACGAAAGTGGGTGATATTATTTGCCTCTCTTTTTAACCCAGTCTAATACCAGAGAAACAGACGCTACGCCCGAACCGCAACTGAACCCCAAGAAAAAGGTCTTTGAGACCATTCAGCCCAGCTTTACCACGCTTGAAAACCGCGAAGCTGCCTGGATCGACCCCGAGACCAAATCTGTTCACCGAATCAGGACAAAGGACGGTGTTCTCAAATCCAAGAGCTTTGTCGGTGCTTCCTTGTCGTAAATAGGGGCAGTGGGTTCCAGGTGTGAAGATGTACATAGGGTACTTCTATGCATTGGAAATTAATAGACATGTATAAAAAAATGACACAAACATATGAGACATTGTCCATTATTGAATCAGATGCGTCGTAATgctaagaagaagaaaagaaaaagaattGTCCCTTTACGCGGTAAGCTTCTCTAAATCATTCCGACCTTTCAACACTCCGCTCTTGGTAAACTTTTTGCCCTCGATCCAGTTCAAGCCTTCACCGGCATAACTGACCTCGGGGCTGACCTCAATCTCGACATCATCGGCAACCTCGGCACCGCTTGCGATC
Encoded here:
- a CDS encoding hypothetical protein (Match to EST gb|CF194585.1|CF194585; HMMPfam hit to tRNA_bind, Putative tRNA binding domain, score: 146.2, E(): 7.4e-41), which encodes MSSQVQQFISAAVNADPSLAGRNDKDKAAIEKLVGESEGLVKDLSALNEKLTPLTYLYSNYPSTADINAPATQHPTLPALLRYFLHIQSLPSVSSARSELPNAYPTVEIDLSTLPIPERKAPAPKVKKEKKAAAAESAPAAAEGAVASVAGVVSAAAGTIAEAATNAAETVKEAVVGKPEKDGKKKEKKEKKEKPAKAPKPAAEATGPMPSMIDMRVGKVLDVKRHPDADSLYVETIDVGEPEPRTVCSGLVKYMSEDEIRGATVVVICNLKPVTMRGVKSFAMLLCASSRDGKEEGGVQFVLPPEGSQPGERIYFEGEKYENATPEPQLNPKKKVFETIQPSFTTLENREAAWIDPETKSVHRIRTKDGVLKSKSFVGASLS